From a single Apium graveolens cultivar Ventura chromosome 2, ASM990537v1, whole genome shotgun sequence genomic region:
- the LOC141706802 gene encoding uncharacterized protein LOC141706802 → MEFLKIFSSGQCVYMIVFNTRLRFDLFFLQILLILAWFESGYVISHEHGLQWQSPEKGTKSIISHSCIHDQIIEQRKRPGFKVYSVTPQVYEEPGVSKPIHKWGRALLEASTFSGQQEDAKQPIRIYLNYDAVGHSPDRDCRNVGEVVKLGEPLATSHAETLSCNPHGDPPISGDCWYNCTADDLAGEDKKYRLRKALGQTAEWFSKALAVERVKGNLQLSGYSACGQDGGVQLPREYVEEGVADADLVLLVTTRPTTGNTLAWAVACERDQWGRAIAGHVNVAPRHLTAVAETLLSATLIHEVMHVLGFDPHAFAHFRDERKRRRSQVTQYAMDEKLGRMVTRVVLPRVVMHSRHHFGTFSENFTGLELEDGGGRGTSGSHWEKRLLMNEIMTGSVDTRSVVSRMTLALLEDSGWYRANYNMADRLDWGRNQGTEFVTSPCNLWKGAYHCNTTQSSGCTFNREAEGYCPIVYYNGDLPHWARYFPQANKGGQSSLADYCTYFVAYSDGSCTDVNSARPPDRMLGEVRGSSSRCMASSLVRAGFVRGSSAQGNGCYQHRCRNNSLEIAVDGSWKVCPEAGGPIQFSGFNGELVCPAYHELCSVDPVPVSGQCPNSCHFNGDCVHGRCHCFLGFRGPDCGKRSCPRNCSGHGKCLTNGVCECDNGHTGIDCSTAVCDEQCSLHGGVCDNGVCEFRCSDYAGYTCRNSSIISSSLLICKDVLGKDASVQHCAPGEQSILQQLEEVVVKPNYHRLFPGGPRKIFNYFRGGDCDGAARRLACWISIQKCDEDGDNRLRVCHSVCQSYNKACGATLDCSDQTLFSNENEGAGLCTGYGKTEDGFSVF, encoded by the exons ATGGAGTTTTTGAAGATTTTTTCAAGTGGTCAATGTGTTTATATGATTGTTTTTAACACTAGACTGAGATTTGATTTGTTTTTTCTTCAG ATTTTATTGATATTGGCCTGGTTTGAGTCTGGTTATGTGATATCCCACGAACACGGACTGCAGTGGCAGAGCCCAGAAAAGGGAACCAAGAGCATTATATCCCATTCATGTATTCATGATCAGATTATTGAGCAAAGGAAAAGACCAGGGTTTAAGGTTTATTCTGTAACCCCACAGGTTTATGAGGAGCCTGGTGTTTCTAAACCTATTCATAAATGGGGAAGGGCATTGCTTGAAGCTTCCACTTTTTCAGGACAGCAAGAAGATGCAAAGCAACCTATCAgaatttatttaaattatgatgCTGTTGGTCATTCACCTGACCGGGACTGCCGTAATGTTGGTGAAGTAGTGAAG CTTGGAGAACCTCTTGCAACTTCTCATGCAGAAACACTTTCTTGTAATCCTCATGGTGATCCTCCTATCTCTGGTGACTGCTGGTATAATTGCACTGCTGATGATTTAGCCGGGGAAGACAAAAAGTACCGTCTTCGAAAG GCTTTAGGGCAGACAGCAGAGTGGTTCAGTAAAGCCTTAGCAGTTGAACGTGTCAAAGGGAATTTGCAGCTAAGTGGATATTCTGCATGTGGACAAGATGGAGGTGTGCAGCTTCCAAGGGAGTATGTTGAAG AGGGTGTTGCTGATGCTGACTTAGTCCTTTTGGTAACTACTAGACCTACAACAGGCAACACCTTAGCCTGGGCAGTGGCATGTGAGCGTGATCAATGGGGTCGTGCCATTGCAG GTCATGTGAATGTTGCTCCTCGTCACTTGACTGCTGTGGCAGAAACCTTACTTTCAGCAACCCTTATACACGAA GTGATGCATGTACTTGGATTTGATCCACACGCCTTTGCACATTTTCGGGATGAAAGGAAACGACGGCGTAGCCAG GTTACTCAATATGCAATGGATGAGAAACTTGGACGGATGGTAACGCGTGTAGTGCTTCCTCGTGTAGTCATGCATTCACGCCATCATTTTGGG ACCTTCTCTGAGAATTTCACTGGTCTAGAATTAGAAGATGGTGGTGGCCGCGGAACATCAG GATCCCATTGGGAAAAGAGGCTTCTGATGAATGAAATTATGACGGGCTCAGTGGATACAAGGTCTGTTGTTTCTAGAATGACACTGGCTCTGCTAGAGGATAGTGGGTGGTACCGAGCTAATTATAATATGGCTGATCGGCTTGATTGGGGACGCAATCAAGGGACTGAGTTTGTTACCTCCCCATGCAACCTGTGGAAAGGTGCATATCATTGCAATACAACACAATCATCTGGATGTACATTTAACAGGGAAGCTGAAGGTTACTGCCCAATCGTATATTATAATGGTGACCTTCCCCATTGGGCTCGTTATTTTCCGCAAGCTAACAAAG GCGGACAATCATCTTTGGCCGATTATTGCACTTATTTTGTTGCATATTCAGATGGTTCATGTACAGATGTTAACAGTGCACGGCCACCTGATAGGATGTTGGGTGAAGTTAGGGGGAGCAGCTCAAG GTGTATGGCCTCATCATTAGTCCGTGCAGGGTTTGTAAGGGGTTCTAGTGCCCAAGGGAATGGATGTTATCAGCACAGGTGCAGAAACAACTCATTAGAG ATTGCTGTTGATGGTTCTTGGAAAGTCTGCCCTGAAGCAGGTGGACCAATTCAATTTTCTGGATTCAATG GTGAACTAGTTTGTCCAGCTTATCACGAACTATGTAGCGTAGATCCAGTTCCCGTGTCTGGTCAGTGTCCAAATTCTTGCCATTTTAATGGAGACTGTGTCCATGGGAGATGTCATTGCTTTCTTGGCTTCAGGGGTCCTGATTGTGGCAAAC GTTCCTGCCCACGCAATTGTAGTGGGCATGGCAAGTGCCTGACAAATGGTGTCTGCGAGTGTGATAATGGTCACACTGGAATTGATTGCTCTACCG CTGTTTGTGATGAACAATGCAGCCTTCATGGAGGTGTCTGTGATAATGGAGTCTGCGAGTTCCGTTGTTCTGACTATGCTGGCTACACATGCCGAAACAGCTCAATTATTTCCTCTAGTCTCTTAATATGTAAAGATGTGCTAGGGAAAGATGCATCCGTTCAACATTGTGCGCCTGGTGAACAAAGTATACTGCAGCAGCTGGAAGAAGTGGTTGTCAAACCTAATTACCATCGTTTATTTCCTGGTGGACCTCGGAAGATTTTCAATTACTTCAGAGGCGGGGACTGTGATGGAGCTGCAAGGCGGTTAGCCTGCTGG ATATCCATTCAGAAGTGTGATGAGGATGGGGATAATAGGCTGAGGGTGTGTCACTCGGTCTGCCAATCATATAACAAAGCATGCGGAGCAACACTTGATTGTTCAGACCAAACTCTGTTCAGTAATGAAAATGAGGGTGCCGGTCTGTGCACGGGATATGGTAAAACTGAAGACGGCTTTAGTGTCTTTTGA
- the LOC141706803 gene encoding putative 1-acyl-sn-glycerol-3-phosphate acyltransferase 4, which translates to MEASKTPSTTGLKHRPLTPLRILRGIICLVIFLSTAFMFMVYFGPVAFLLLRLFSIHYSRKVVSFIFGHWLALWPFLFENINKTKVIFSGETVPSGERVLLIANHRTEVDWMYLWDLAVRKGSLGCIKYVLKSSLMKLPILGWGFHVLEFISVERKWEIDESTMRQRLSTFTDPRDPLWLAVFPEGTDFTQQKCEKSQKFSADNGLPILKNVLLPKTKGFHACLETLGNSLDAVYDVTIAYKHQCPFFLDNVFGVDPAEVHIHIRRIPVADIPTSESEVATWLMDTFVLKDQLLLDFNSQGHFPRERTEKELSTAKCLVNFTVIVAVTVVFTYLTIFSSFWFKIYIGLSCVSLASATYFSIRPIPVLDYVKAAVFQRKYK; encoded by the exons ATGGAAGCATCAAAGACCCCCAGCACAACCGGACTAAAGCATAGACCATTAACTCCTTTAAGGATATTGAGGGGTATAATATGTTTGGTTATTTTTCTTTCTACGGCATTCATGTTTATGGTTTATTTTGGACCTGTGGCTTTCCTATTGCTGCGCCTCTTCAGCATCCACTACAGCAGAAAAGTAGTGTCATTCATATTTGGTCATTGGTTAGCTCTGTGGCCCTTCTTGtttgaaaatattaataaaactAAAGTGATCTTTTCTGGAGAGACTGTACCATCAGGGGAACGTGTTTTGCTTATTGCAAACCATAGAACCGAGGTGGATTGGATGTATCTATGGGATCTTGCTGTCCGAAAGGGGTCCCTGGGGTGCATTAAGTATGTCCTTAAGAGCAGTCTGATGAAATTACCTATCTTGGGTTGGGGGTTTCATGTTCTTGAATTCATATCAGTTGAGAGGAAGTGGGAAATTGATGAATCGACCATGCGCCAGAGGCTTTCAACTTTCACTGATCCAAGAGATCCACTATGGCTAGCTGTTTTTCCAGAAGGAACTGATTTTAC ACAACAGAAGTGTGAAAAGAGTCAAAAGTTTTCAGCTGACAATGGATTACCTATATTGAAGAACGTGCTCCTTCCTAAAACAAAGGGTTTTCATGCTTGCTTAGAAACTCTAGGAAACTCCTTGGATGCAG TTTATGACGTGACTATTGCCTACAAACACCAGTGCCCCTTTTTCTTGGACAATGTTTTCGGTGTGGATCCTGCAGAAGTTCACATTCATATTCGACGTATACCTGTTGCCGATATCCCCACTTCAGAAAGTGAGGTTGCTACTTGGCTGATGGACACATTCGTTCTCAAAGACCAGTTGCTCTTAGATTTCAATTCTCAAGGTCATTTTCCTAGAGAGAGAACAGAAAAAGAACTTTCAACAGCAAAATGTCTGGTAAATTTCACAGTAATTGTGGCTGTGACTGTTGTATTTACATATCTTACCATTTTTTCATCTTTCTGGTTCAAAATATACATAGGTCTCTCTTGTGTATCCCTTGCTTCTGCTACATATTTCAGTATTCGACCAATACCAGTTCTAGATTATGTCAAAGCAGCCGTATTTCAAAGGAAATACAAATAG